Proteins from a single region of Candidatus Methanomethylicota archaeon:
- a CDS encoding NADH-quinone oxidoreductase subunit M, producing MLAEGLIFSTIVVLSIFLPITYITGRWIGSKCGWVAFIPLLYSFIASLMLIPLFSSIGPVHLLIPLVPSIGLNFGFLVDGLSLPIIFTITLLCAVVSIYSMPYMEHHIGEDKAQHAAYYTLYILYALGMIGTALSTNLIQFYFFWELMLLPSWALINIWGYGEREKIALKYFIYTHVGALGLLAGILTLYSIYGTFELPLIASLSRFTHPSEYLKWAVVVMFFGFAVKMAIVPLHTWLPDAHAEAPTPISALLSPAMIGLGGYATVRIIYSAFPDVWGSFSLALSVLALITMVYGGAMALAQDDIKRLLAYSSVSQMGYILMGLSSADPVGLGGAMYHYVSHGTCKAILFMVAGALIIETHGLRSISKFGGLAKKMPLTAVTALIGFLGIAGTPPLNGFQSEWMIFTGAFHGAIESHDAMRLIVVALGLVGSVLTAGYALWTIRRVFFGPLKSELEDVHEPSILVLAPMMVLAFFTVLLGIYPRILMDLLASFLSQI from the coding sequence ATGCTCGCTGAAGGTTTAATATTCTCGACTATAGTGGTCTTATCCATATTCCTACCAATAACATACATTACTGGTAGATGGATTGGAAGTAAGTGTGGTTGGGTTGCCTTCATCCCACTACTATACTCCTTCATAGCTTCACTAATGCTCATACCATTATTTTCCTCAATAGGTCCAGTGCATCTCCTCATACCCCTAGTGCCATCCATAGGTTTAAATTTCGGCTTCCTAGTTGATGGTTTAAGTCTACCCATAATATTCACGATTACATTGCTTTGCGCTGTGGTCTCAATATATTCAATGCCCTACATGGAGCACCATATAGGTGAAGATAAAGCTCAACATGCCGCCTACTACACCCTATACATACTTTACGCTCTAGGGATGATTGGAACAGCCTTATCCACAAATCTAATCCAATTCTACTTCTTCTGGGAGCTTATGCTACTACCATCATGGGCTCTTATAAACATTTGGGGTTATGGTGAGAGGGAGAAGATTGCATTGAAGTACTTCATCTATACGCATGTGGGTGCACTTGGATTGCTTGCAGGAATATTAACTTTGTACTCGATATATGGAACCTTCGAACTTCCATTAATTGCTTCACTAAGCCGCTTCACGCATCCCAGTGAATACTTGAAGTGGGCTGTTGTGGTAATGTTTTTCGGATTCGCAGTTAAGATGGCTATAGTCCCATTACACACATGGCTTCCAGATGCACATGCGGAGGCTCCAACACCCATAAGTGCGCTATTATCACCAGCAATGATTGGACTTGGCGGATATGCAACTGTGAGGATAATTTACTCAGCATTTCCAGATGTTTGGGGTTCATTTAGCTTGGCTCTAAGTGTATTGGCCCTTATAACGATGGTTTATGGTGGGGCGATGGCTCTTGCACAAGATGATATTAAGAGGTTATTGGCTTACTCCAGCGTATCCCAAATGGGCTACATATTAATGGGACTTTCAAGTGCTGACCCCGTTGGGCTTGGTGGAGCCATGTATCATTATGTTAGTCATGGAACTTGTAAGGCTATCCTCTTCATGGTTGCTGGAGCATTAATTATTGAAACTCATGGTTTGAGGAGTATTTCAAAGTTTGGTGGTTTAGCTAAGAAGATGCCTCTAACAGCAGTTACAGCTTTAATAGGGTTTTTGGGTATTGCTGGAACTCCACCATTAAATGGATTTCAGAGTGAGTGGATGATCTTCACTGGAGCTTTCCATGGAGCTATAGAATCCCATGATGCTATGAGGCTTATTGTGGTTGCACTTGGACTTGTGGGTAGCGTGTTAACTGCTGGCTACGCTCTATGGACTATTAGAAGAGTATTCTTCGGTCCTCTAAAGAGTGAATTGGAGGATGTACATGAGCCTTCAATCCTCGTTTTAGCTCCAATGATGGTGTTAGCCTTCTTCACGGTCCTCCTCGGAATATATCCAAGGATACTCATGGATCTCCTAGCATCATTTCTAAGTCAAATTTAA
- a CDS encoding DUF402 domain-containing protein — translation MNPIRVRVRGIYSTALSKIFIDEGYRVVQPSKIAEDRFNIDDEAEFMPYDIDIFDREDKYGVHILASRGLVDDVRRLLHKYLFDAIINVEPYSVRGIYKGRVEAIDKVRGVAYISIGDGLIGTLKLHNEPLKIGDDVIVQVDKSSVNFGKPILTTRIGLAGEYVVIFRGEGVKISRRLRSKGVVDDDLKPYYDILPEGFGVIFRSSFKSASKDDILNEISNLIRKYEGLQNSVKNSPVWSLLIEGYSLMNVLFPHNSKNVLDDVRRKVTPTINSHHYFKSLGKLQSNIVDRIEEAMKLGVNVESMFSELEHSRRKFIGGIKFLEHVKLNGEIVLLGNIESIKVLDNVLEIVRKVKSSGSYDGLNVAKKVGDKILTTIRFGDWYYVSRYYSSDGRFIGAYVNINTPVEVYPGKLRYIDLAVDICIKPNGEFKVLDLELLDNAFKSGIVSERLYEFIHNVIGEVKSSVLSEVLNNLASTKS, via the coding sequence ATGAATCCCATTAGAGTTAGAGTTAGGGGGATTTACTCCACAGCTCTCTCGAAGATTTTCATTGATGAGGGTTATAGGGTTGTTCAACCATCGAAGATAGCTGAGGATAGGTTTAATATTGATGATGAAGCTGAGTTTATGCCTTACGATATTGATATCTTTGATCGTGAAGATAAGTATGGGGTTCACATACTCGCTTCCAGGGGGCTTGTAGACGATGTTAGGAGGCTTCTACACAAGTATCTCTTTGATGCAATTATAAATGTTGAGCCTTATAGTGTTAGGGGGATCTATAAGGGTAGGGTTGAAGCCATTGACAAGGTTAGGGGTGTTGCATACATATCAATAGGGGATGGATTGATTGGAACTTTAAAACTACATAATGAACCTTTAAAGATTGGTGATGATGTTATTGTTCAAGTGGATAAGAGTTCAGTGAATTTTGGTAAGCCCATATTGACTACACGTATAGGATTGGCTGGGGAATATGTGGTCATATTTAGGGGTGAGGGGGTGAAGATTAGTAGGAGGCTTCGTAGTAAAGGTGTTGTGGATGATGATCTAAAACCTTACTATGATATCCTCCCAGAGGGGTTTGGTGTAATATTTAGATCTTCATTTAAGAGTGCATCCAAGGATGATATTTTAAATGAGATTTCCAATTTAATTCGCAAGTATGAGGGGTTGCAGAATTCTGTGAAGAATTCCCCTGTTTGGAGCTTATTAATTGAAGGTTATTCACTTATGAATGTCCTATTCCCCCATAATTCCAAAAACGTTTTAGATGATGTTAGGAGGAAGGTTACTCCAACAATTAATTCACATCACTACTTTAAGTCACTCGGTAAATTGCAATCCAATATTGTTGACAGAATTGAGGAGGCAATGAAACTTGGAGTTAATGTGGAGAGTATGTTTTCTGAATTGGAGCATTCTAGACGTAAGTTCATTGGAGGTATAAAGTTTTTGGAGCATGTTAAGCTTAATGGTGAAATCGTATTGCTTGGCAATATTGAGTCAATTAAAGTTCTTGACAATGTATTGGAAATAGTTAGGAAAGTTAAATCTTCAGGTTCATATGATGGTTTGAATGTTGCTAAGAAAGTTGGGGATAAAATTCTAACCACAATAAGGTTTGGCGATTGGTATTATGTTTCAAGATATTACTCTAGTGATGGCAGATTTATAGGAGCCTACGTGAACATAAATACTCCTGTGGAAGTTTACCCTGGAAAATTGAGGTATATTGATTTGGCAGTTGATATATGCATTAAACCTAACGGTGAATTTAAAGTGTTGGATTTGGAGCTTCTTGATAATGCATTTAAATCTGGCATAGTATCTGAACGTCTCTATGAATTCATACATAATGTCATTGGTGAAGTTAAATCCAGTGTTTTGAGTGAAGTACTGAATAATTTAGCTTCAACTAAATCATAA